The following proteins are co-located in the Vigna angularis cultivar LongXiaoDou No.4 chromosome 2, ASM1680809v1, whole genome shotgun sequence genome:
- the LOC108328463 gene encoding probable glycosyltransferase At5g03795: protein MVRSSFLYHYSQRRVAGSLSGFFFIPTTLALFTSLFILFYIYSTSNLFSHHNHHATSLFKPPFLFSTTPSISTTPHFDPIFHNNASDSTMSHSFRLGYELRPQSQRGLPLPQQFSPKGNIENNNDVFHDRDIFLEDYKEMNRSLKIYVYPHREDDPFANVLLPLESEPDGNYASESYLKKTLMKSHFITIEPTEADLFFLPFSIARLRHDRRVGVGGIQDFIRDYIQNISHKYPYWNRTGGADHFYVACHSIGRPAMNKTPDVKFNAIQVVCSSSYFLTGCIAHKDTCLPQIWPRKGNPPSLDSSKRKRLAFFAGGVNSPVRVKLLQTWKNDSEIFVHHGRLKTTYADELLGSKFCLHVKGIEVNTARIGDSLYYGCVPVIIENYYDLPFADVLNWKRFSVVVTTSDIPLLKKILNDIISSDKYLMLQKNVLKVRKHFQWHSPPHDFDAFYMVMYELWLRQSSIKVS, encoded by the exons ATGGTTCGTTCTTCCTTCCTCTACCACTACTCTCAACGCCGTGTTGCAGGCTCTCTCAGCGGCTTCTTCTTCATCCCCACAACTTTAGCACTCTTCACCTCTCTTTTCATTCTCTTCTACATTTACTCCACCTCCAACCTCTTCTCCCATCACAACCACCATGCCACTTCACTTTTCAAACCACCCTTTCTCTTTTCCACTACCCCTTCTATTTCCACCACACCCCACTTTGATCCTATCTTCCACAATAATGCTTCTGACTCCACCATGTCTCACTCTTTCCGATTGGGGTATGAACTCAGACCACAAAGTCAACGGGGTCTGCCCCTTCCACAGCAGTTCAGCCCAAAGG GAAATATTGAGAATAACAACGACGTGTTCCATGACAGAGATATTTTTCTGGAAGACTATAAAGAAATGAATAGGAGCTTAAAGATATATGTTTATCCTCACAGGGAAGATGATCCTTTTGCAAACGTGCTTTTGCCTCTGGAATCTGAACCTGATGGCAATTATGCGAGTGAAAGTTACCTGAAAAAGACACTTATGAAGAGCCATTTCATTACAATTGAACCAACAGAAGCAGATCTTTTCTTTCTGCCCTTTTCCATAGCAAGATTGCGGCATGACAGAAGAGTTGGTGTAGGAGGTATACAAGACTTCATTAGAGACTACATTCAGAACATCAGTCACAAGTATCCATATTGGAATCGCACAGGTGGTGCTGATCACTTTTATGTTGCTTGTCATTCAATTGGAAGGCCTGCCATGAACAAAACACCTGATGTGAAATTCAATGCTATTCAAGTTGTATGCTCATCTAGTTATTTCCTTACTGGGTGTATTGCTCATAAGGATACATGCCTACCACAGATTTGGCCAAGAAAAGGAAATCCCCCTAGCCTTGATTCATCAAAGAG GAAAAGGCTAGCTTTCTTTGCAGGGGGAGTTAATTCCCCAGTACGTGTAAAGCTTCTTCAGACATGGAAAAATGATTCGGAAATTTTTGTGCACCATGGAAGACTTAAaacaacatatgcagatgagtTGCTAGGAAGCAAGTTCTGCCTTCATGTTAAGGGCATTGAAGTGAACACAGCTCGTATTGGAGACTCTCTATATTATGGTTGTGTTCCAGTGATCATTGAAAACTACTATGACCTTCCCTTCGCTGATGTGTTGAACTGGAAGAGATTTTCAGTTGTTGTCACCACCTCAGACATCCCCTTACTCAAAAAGATCCTCAACGATATCATCAGTTCTGACAAATACTTGATGTTACAAAAGAATGTTTTGAAGGTCAGGAAACACTTCCAATGGCATTCACCCCCCCACGACTTTGATGCGTTTTACATGGTTATGTATGAATTATGGCTCAGACAAAGCTCTATAAAAGTTTCATag
- the LOC108329089 gene encoding uncharacterized protein LOC108329089 produces the protein MASDPRQNEAQVALILGPDSTHLESLISHLMSSSNDQRSQAESLFNLCKQTRPESLLLGLAHLLHTAPKPETRTMSAILLRRHLTRHHESFLWPLLSPAARSSLHSVLLSSLQQEPIKSISKKLCDTISELAAAILPDDPSAWPNLLPLLFQWVTSPEPRLQEVSLLIFAQLAHYIGQTLLPQLSTLHSVFLRCLHSSTPSDVRIAALAASINFIQCLTSSSDRDRFQDLLPLMMQTLTEALNSGQEAVAQEALELLIELAGTEPRFLRRQIVDVVGSMLQVAEAEALEEGTRHLAIEFVVTLAEARERAPGMMRKLPQFVRKLFGVSLNLVLDIEDDPAWHAAVDEEEDAGETSNYAFGQECLDRLSIALGGNTIVPVASELLPTYLSAPEWEKHHAALIALAQIAEGCSKVMIKNLEQVLSMILNSFHDPHPRVRWAAINAIGQLSTDLGPDLQVKFHHLVLPALAGAMDDFQNPRVQAHAASAVLNFTENCTPDILAPYLDGIVSKLLVLLQNGKQMVQEGALTALASVADSSQEQFQKYYDAVMPYLKAILVNANDKSNRMLRAKAMECISLVGMAVGKEKFRDDAKQVMDVLMSLQQSQLDADDPTASYMLQAWARLCKCLGQDFLPYMGFVMPPLIQSAQLKPDVTITSADSDTEFDEDDDSIETITLGDKRIGIKTSVLEEKATACNMLCCYADELKEGFFPWIDQVAFTLVPLLKFYFHEEVRKAAVSAMPELLSSAKSAVEKGQSQGRDETYIKQLSDYIIPSLVEALHKEPEVEICASMLDALNECIQVSGPHLDEKQVRSIVDEIKQVLTASSTRKHERAERAKEEDFDAEERELLKEENEQEEDLFDQVGDCLGTLIKTFRTSFLPFFDELSSYITPMFGKDKTSEERRIAICIFDDVAEHCRETALKYYDSFLPFLLEACNDEYPDVRQAAVYGVGVCAEFGGSVFKPLVGEALSRLDTVIRHPNAQLPDNVMAYDNAVSALGKICQFHRDSINATQVVPAWLSCLPIKGDLIEAKVVHDQLCSMVERSDRELIGPNNQYLPKIVAVFAEVLCAGTDLATEQTVSRMINLLRQLQQTLPPSTLASTWSSLQPQQQLALQSILSS, from the exons ATGGCCAGCGATCCCAGGCAGAACGAAGCCCAAGTGGCGCTAATTCTCGGCCCGGATTCCACTCATCTTGAATCCCTAATTTCACACTTGATGTCGTCCTCCAACGACCAGCGTTCTCAGGCTGAGTCTCTCTTCAACCTCTGCAAGCAGACCCGCCCGGAATCCCTCCTCCTTGGCCTGGCCCACCTCCTCCACACCGCCCCCAAACCGGAGACCCGAACCATGTCCGCTATCCTCCTCCGCCGCCACCTCACGCGGCACCACGAATCTTTCCTCTGGCCACTCCTCTCCCCGGCCGCCCGCTCCTCCCTCCACTCCGTCCTCCTCTCCTCGCTCCAACAAGAGCCCATCAAATCCATCTCCAAGAAGCTCTGCGACACCATCTCCGAACTCGCCGCCGCAATTCTCCCCGACGACCCCTCCGCCTGGCCCAACCTCCTCCCCCTCCTCTTCCAGTGGGTCACCTCTCCCGAACCCAGGCTCCAGGAAGTCTCCCTCCTGATTTTCGCCCAATTAGCGCACTACATCGGTCAAACCCTACTTCCTCAATTGTCCACTCTCCACTCTGTCTTCCTCCGCTGCCTCCACTCTTCCACCCCCTCCGACGTCCGCATCGCTGCCCTCGCCGCCTCCATCAACTTCATCCAGTGCCTCACTAGTTCCTCTGACCGCGACCGCTTCCAGGACCTCCTTCCTCTCATGATGCAGACGCTCACCGAGGCACTGAATTCCGGCCAGGAGGCCGTCGCGCAGGAGGCGCTCGAACTCCTCATCGAGCTCGCTGGTACTGAGCCGCGGTTCCTCCGGCGCCAGATTGTTGACGTCGTGGGCTCCATGCTGCAAGTTGCGGAAGCCGAGGCCTTGGAGGAAGGGACGCGGCACTTGGCGATTGAGTTTGTTGTAACTCTCGCCGAGGCCAGGGAACGCGCCCCTGGGATGATGAGGAAGTTGCCGCAGTTTGTGAGGAAGCTTTTTGGCGTTTCGCTGAATTTGGTCCTGGATATTGAGGATGATCCTGCATGGCACGCTGCAGTGGACGAGGAAGAGGATGCTGGTGAGACCAGTAACTATGCGTTTGGGCAGGAATGTTTGGATAGGCTTTCGATTGCGCTGGGCGGGAACACCATAGTGCCTGTTGCTTCTGAGTTGTTGCCCACCTACTTGTCTGCTCCTGAGTGGGAAAAGCACCATGCTGCACTCATTGCGCTTGCGCAGATTGCTGAGGGTTGTTCGAAG GTAATGATAAAGAATCTGGAACAGGTGTTATCAAtgattttaaattcatttcatGATCCCCATCCTCGAGTGCGATGGGCAGCTATAAATGCAATTGGGCAGTTGTCCACGGATTTGGGGCCAGATTTGCAGGTTAAATTTCACCACTTAGTTCTTCCGGCTTTGGCTGGTGCAATGGATGATTTTCAAAATCCAAGAGTACAG GCTCATGCTGCTTCTGCTGTGCTAAATTTCACTGAGAATTGTACCCCTGATATTCTAGCACCTTACTTAGATGGGATTGTGAGCAAACTTTTGGTACTCTTGCAG AATGGCAAGCAAATGGTTCAAGAAGGGGCTTTGACAGCCTTAGCATCGGTTGCAGATTCTTCACAG GAGCAATTTCAGAAGTATTATGATGCTGTGATGCCATACTTAAAAGCTATTCTGGTTAATGCAAATGATAAATCTAATCGGATGCTTCGAGCCAAAGCTATGGAGTGCATTAGTTTGGTAGGAATGGCTGTTGGGAAGGAGAAGTTCAGGGATGATGCCAAACAG GTCATGGATGTCTTGATGTCACTGCAGCAGTCTCAACTGGATGCTGATGATCCAACTGCTAGTTATATGTTACAA GCATGGGCACGGCTTTGCAAGTGCCTTGGACAAGATTTTCTCCCATATATGGGTTTTGTGATGCCTCCTCTGATCCAATCTGCACAACTTAAGCCTGATGTGACCATTACATCTGCAGATTCTGATACTGAATTTGACGAAGATGATGATAG CATCGAAACAATTACACTTGGGGATAAAAGGATAGGCATTAAGACTAGTGTCTTGGAGGAGAAGGCTACTGCTTGTAACATGCTATGTTGCTATGCTGACGAGTTGAAGGAAGGATTTTTTCCTTGGATTGACCag GTTGCTTTCACATTGGTTCCACTTCTTAAATTTTACTTCCATGAAGAAGTTAGGAAGGCAGCAGTTTCAg CCATGCCAGAACTGTTATCCTCAGCGAAATCAGCTGTAGAGAAGGGACAATCACAAGGTCGGGATGAGACTTACATAAAGCAGTTGTCTGATTATATAATACCAAGTTTGGTGGAGGCTTTACACAAG GAGCCAGAAGTAGAAATTTGTGCAAGCATGTTGGACGCATTAAATGAATGCATACAG GTCTCTGGACCACATCTAGATGAAAAGCAAGTACGGAGTATTGTTGATGAGATTAAACAAGTCCTTACAGCCAGTTCAACAAGAAAACATGAAAGAGCAGAGAGGGCCAAAGAAGAGGACTTTGATGCTGAAGAAAGAGAACTACTCAAGGAAGAAAATGAGCAAGAAGAGGATCTTTTTGATCAA GTTGGTGATTGCTTGGGAACTTTGATAAAAACATTCAGGACATCCTTCTTGCCGTTCTTTGATGAGCTGTCCTCATACATAACACCTATGTTT GGAAAAGATAAAACCTCAGAGGAAAGGAGAATTGCCATCTGTATATTTGATGATGTTGCTGAGCACTGTCGTGAAACCGCTCTCAA ATATTATGATTCTTTCCTTCCATTCTTACTAGAAGCTTGCAATGATGAATATCCAGATGTTCGACAG GCTGCTGTTTATGGTGTTGGCGTTTGTGCTGAGTTTGGTGGATCTGTTTTCAAACCCCTCGTTGGAG AGGCACTCTCAAGGTTAGATACTGTGATAAGGCATCCAAATGCACAACTTCCTGATAACGTAATGGCATATGACAATGCTGTTTCAGCTCTTGGAAAAATATGCCAGTTTCACCGTGATAGCATAAATGCAACCCAG
- the LOC108326852 gene encoding uncharacterized protein LOC108326852, giving the protein MDTASSIIFPCVRVNACATDTLQNVALNGSGKCYKYNKRKPLLSHHRSRSSSSVSPIPSFHNRDLSDLVEVFSSLVCEDNKDMEISHDINIKDDKPGDLNEQKVKVELELKNKPKKAKKEKGEEEDEEGEKKGKDLKAKGKDGDEKKEKDNKKKEKGKEDDEGKIEKKKEKKDKDDKTDAKKEKKEKEKKKEKDDKIDVANDKDGKDDGEDGEKKDKEKKKKEKKDKEKEGNDDEEKKKKKEKEKKKEKKDKDEETDTSKEKGKDDEGEDEEENEKKKKKDKKEKDKDHKKEEKGKYDEGKDEEEIEKKKKKDKKGKDDEGEDEEENEKKKKKDKKEKDKDHKMEEKGKDDEGEDEEEIEKKKKKDKKEKNKDNKKEKKEKDDEKEGEKEDGKVEVSVRDITIEEIREEGEKEDKEKDGGKEVKEKKKKEDKDKKEKKNKLTGKDKTKDLSSLKQKLEKINAKIEPLLQKKADIERQIKEAEAEAHVVSDKNKEVQEL; this is encoded by the exons ATGGATACCGCTTCTTCAATTATATTTCCTTGTGTACGCGTCAATGCCTGTGCAACCGACACGTTACAAAATGTCGCACTCAATGGATCGGGAAAATGCTATAAATACAACAAAAGAAAGCCTCTCCTCAGTCACCATCGTTCCAGAAGCTCCTCTTCAGTTTCTCCCATCCCAAGCTTTCACAACAG GGACTTGTCAGATTTAGTTGAGGTTTTTTCATCATTAGTGTGTGAAGATAATAAAGATATGGAAATCTCCCATGACATCAATATCAAGGATGACAAGCCAGGTGATTTAAATGAACAGAAGGTTAAGGTAGAACTGGAACTGAAAAATAAACCAAAGAAAgcgaagaaagaaaaaggggaagaggaagatgaagagggAGAGAAGAAAGGTAAAGATTTAAAAGCTAAAGGGAAGGATGGTgatgagaaaaaggaaaaggataataagaaaaaggaaaaggggAAAGAAGATGACGAAGGGAAGATcgaaaagaagaaggaaaagaaagacAAGGATGACAAAACTGATgcgaagaaggaaaagaaagagaaagaaaagaagaaggaaaaggatGACAAAATTGATGTAGCAAATGATAAGGATGGAAAAGATGATGGGGAGGACGGTGAAAAGAAGGacaaggagaagaagaaaaaggaaaagaaggacaaagaaaaagaaggaaatgacgatgaagagaagaagaaaaagaaagagaaggagaagaaaaaggaaaaaaaggacAAGGATGAAGAAACAGACACATCaaaggaaaagggaaaagatgATGAAggtgaggatgaagaagaaaatgaaaaaaagaagaaaaaagataagaagGAGAAAGACAAGGATCATAAAAAGGAAGAGAAGGGAAAATATGATGAAggtaaggatgaagaagaaattgagaaaaagaagaaaaaggataaGAAGGGAAAAGATGATGAAggtgaggatgaagaagaaaatgagaaaaaaaagaaaaaggataagAAGGAGAAAGATAAGGATCACAAAATGGAAGAGAAGGGAAAAGATGATGAAggtgaggatgaagaagaaattgagaaaaagaagaaaaaagataagaaggagaaaaacaaggataacaaaaaggaaaaaaaggagaaagatgatGAAAAGGAGGGTGAAAAAGAGGATGGCAAGGTTGAAGTTTCTGTAAGGGATATTACTATAGAAGAAATCAGAGAGGAAGGTGAAAAGGAAGACAAAGAAAAAGACGGTGGGAAGGAagtgaaagagaagaagaaaaaagaagacaaagacaagaaagagaagaagaacaaaCTTACTGGAAAGGACAAAACCAAGGATCTTAGCTCTCTGAAGCaaaaacttgaaaaaattaACGCAAAAATAGAACCGCTCCTTCAAAAGAAAGCTGATATAGAAAGGCAGATAAAAGAAGCTGAAGCTGAGGCTCATGTAGTCAGCGACAAGAACAAGGAAGTACAGGAGCTTTGA